The Antedon mediterranea chromosome 7, ecAntMedi1.1, whole genome shotgun sequence genome has a segment encoding these proteins:
- the LOC140055212 gene encoding uncharacterized protein isoform X5, which yields MRLSTAEQHYKEKPDSLFTRSISNPEAVLKRRRELKLGKKLDKILKRPNSGFLEFKGGILKIYAHSIVPQAPYKSLLVSVDQTSESIIIEALEKFGLQHQNPANYCLVKATVPPGGNANDQIEQQGGFANENVLKPGESPLDAQMKHPPNQGELVFELKNRPDDHPMSKKMVDNDNYESRSSIPQDRLPYFLELNPDGTDVIDYKPKRHRLQMDVTEVGSERSVSSTGNYLQLFSQHILPRHCVIANMEGVITVTPTSRDAETYVNNQRIFETTIIQNGAVIQFGKMHTFRFCDPLWEDQHYHSNWRIYQDRRSDGAPRSPTRPVETTFDVDGNIETTRQQQMARGQQDIHPPVPIPRQIDEGLPAILEFRENAEDAFLEAIIANVNASAMPFKLSPTYNVYMALRYRLSRLYRPEMGPTERAQKLTALLNKMADLVERTVQDSFNVAGLLAFWLANSSEILNFVRHDKDMGGLSQDAQDILSGAVQESFKLLVKCLHDELNTVMNAFLDPSEEADVERDGSTDDDMRSTDSWGRSGGRFQGRGNYGPMPTMVDVVQTLASAMTLIRRCRVNAALTIQFFSQLFHYINMWLFNAMVMETQLRLCTRDWGKRIRRRLGRIEAWALKQGLELAAECHLSRVIQASNLLQSPKSTEDDIASISSKCFKLNSLQLRALLENYLPRQGERPLSQELIERIVRVAENTADDLTRNDGRPVQLIEDPDPMLPFLLPEDGYTCDIIRGIPNGLQDELAPLMQGGLCRLTPQLSSTGDWTIHLRRGGSDGGEYTNHGSIFRFNILSQNGPSSRSPRDEPEVITITFHKHNTPSMGLSIVAARGTHQNQSGIYIKSVVPGGAAQLDGRLEAGDQLLKVDGNSLCGLTQEKAAKFLVRTGKTVTLQVAKKAAEYHDLSTLLSQPSPVLQRAHKGERQPRPKSEDFLRAGRPHSPSQQWQNDQTYATDSLPRRHHASNFISAANKARSSPNLAEDPRTGTPPQHANTLRPQENDPYHRGRYAANTIERTNRGPSPASNLDKANKARSSPNLLVDQDQLPPNTGIYASVNKDRMRIGSSSSLRPQDQRMQGLQREAQMRSQSVSQLPGGDYMMGRPGPGGGGSTSSLQRPPQQRYPNYAEIPVQRDPRMQPPQRQDYYQHPEDRRQDYYQQEPHRVGHSPQQGDYIQGPGGGRYPSQQDLRGQNDPRYQPQGGYLGGYQPHQQQPYQFGLTQNPLHYSSNSRLNRPNDDYLAVAPGQQPPDQGNYQTQHAMEEDKKKAAMERYHERVAKQQREKSQGRPINARPIEAKRITDAAGPRQTNRAPGHKNAYAQKDIPPGKFQQAPKNAPKIQVPVRTTPLQSKPGNTNSLPRTQKPTVTNLDDRGFNPAVQELKQRHSYGSQPRQQDNESEREKRYEEEIERMRDAEIHDLSQIQYRSPEQNDRFEKLMLEREFERRLKNAEEYSDDEEMPPMARDQAVRERRLQELQMERMKEQQIEKEKQRRDEENQRLEEQRKQQQRAEQQRAEQQRAEQQRAEQQRAEQQRAEQQRAEQQRAEQQRAEQQRAEQQRAEQQRAEQQRAEQQRAEQQRAEHQRAENQRAEQHRFEDEKRQDDARVEHMLRQQEEEMRQRHERQRQEQARREAEIEKERERIERQMLIDEQRARYTERSQDRHQEPEPYQPKPYMPKLVDPDVLGGYMSNLGGGDGNSAGHPDRMNGNPEPVPHVPLAIPKPAVKPKPAIKPKPVVNDNNSNQNGGDDYGTPQNSQNLNTFKVGDTTPTVIGSQEVYRDPRAKILASKDPGSPKPEEPQKLSFQQKMVMFRKEAGERGTPKERPRSSKFEREFLAENPDL from the exons ATGCGACTTAGCACAGCAGAGCAGCATTACAAGGAAAAACCAGATTCCCTGTTTACACGTAGCATCTCCAATCCAGAAGCTGTATTGAAACGTAGACGAGAACTGAAGCTGGGAAAAAAGCTGGATAAAATACTTAAACGCCCAAATTCAG GATTCCTAGAGTTCAAAG GTGGGATATTGAAAATCTACGCTCACAGTATAGTACCACAGGCACCTTATAAATCATTACTTGTATCTGTAGACCAGACCTCTGAAAGTATAATAATAGAGGCTTTAGAGAAATTTGGTCTACAGCATCAGAATCCTGCCAACTACTGCCTCGTCAAG GCAACTGTTCCACCAGGAGGGAACGCAAATGACCAAATTGAGCAGCAGGGAGGGTTTGCTAATGAAAATGTGTTGAAGCCTGGTGAAAGTCCCCTAGATGCACAGATGAAACACCCACCAAACCAAG GAGAGTTGGTTTTTGAGCTAAAGAATCGTCCAGATGATCACCCAATGTctaaaaagatggtggataatgataattatgagaGTAGGTCTTCAATACCTCAGGACAGGCTACCATATTTCTTGGAGCTCAATCCAG ATGGTACAGATGTTATTGATTATAAACCCAAGAGGCATCGTCTTCAGATGGATGTAACTGAAGTTGGAAGTGAACGGTCTGTGTCGTCTACTGGCAACTACCTACAG ctaTTTTCACAACACATTCTTCCGCGTCACTGCGTAATTGCAAACATGGAGGGCGTTATTACAGTAACACCAACGAGCCGTGATGCCGAGACCTACGTGAACAATCAGCGGATATTTGAGACTACTATCATCCAAAACGGAGCCGTTATCCAGTTTGGAAAAATGCATACGTTTAGGTTTTGTGACCCGTTGTGGGAAGATCAG CACTACCATTCCAATTGGCGAATATAT CAGGATAGGCGGTCAGATGGTGCTCCAAGATCTCCAACCAGGCCAGTGGAGACTACATTTGATGTCGATGGCAACATTGAAACAACAAGA CAACAACAAATGGCAAGAGGTCAGCAGGATATACACCCACCGGTGCCAATCCCACGACAGATTGATGAGGGTCTGCCGGCTATCCTTGAGTTCAGAGAGAATG CTGAAGACGCTTTTCTTGAGGCAATCATTGCTAATGTTAATGCTTCTGCTATGCCGTTTAAGCTAAGCCCAACTTACAATGTCTATATGGCTTTACGCTATCGATTGTCACGGCTTTACCGACCTGAAATGGGTCCTACAGAGCGTGCTCAGAAGTTAACTGCGCTTTTAAATAAAATGGCTGACCTTGTTGAGAGAACAGTGCAG GATAGTTTCAATGTTGCTGGCTTACTTGCCTTCTGGTTGGCGAACTCCTCTGAGATCCTTAACTTTGTTAGACACGATAAAGACATGGGAGGTCTATCCCAGGATGCCCAGGACATCCTGTCCGGTGCTGTGCAGGAATCGTTCAAACTTCTTGTTAAGTGTCTGCACGATGAACTTAACACCGTTATGAACGCGTTCTTAGATCCCAGTGAAGAGGCCGATgtagagagagatggatcaacTG ATGATGACATGCGCAGTACTGATAGCTGGGGTAGAAGTGGAGGAAGGTTTCAAGGTAGAGGGAATTATGGACCTATGCCAACTATGG TTGATGTAGTTCAGACATTAGCATCAGCAATGACATTGATACGACGTTGCCGTGTAAATGCTGCCCTTACCATTCAATTCTTCTCTCAATTATTCCACTACATCAACATGTGGTTGTTTAACGCCATGGTAATGGAAACCCAGCTGCGTCTCTGTACCAGGGATTGGGGAAAACGTATCAGACGGCGTCTTGGTAGAATTGAGGCTTGGGCCTTGAAGCAAGGTCTCGAATTAGCAGCTGAATGCCACTTGAGTAGGGTTATACAG gcTTCCAATCTGCTACAGTCACCTAAAAGTACTGAAGATGACATTGCATCCATTAGCTCCAAATGCTTTAAACTGAATTCCCTCCAGTTGCGTGCCCTCCTTGAGAACTACCTTCCAAGGCAAGGTGAACGACCTCTGTCGCAAGAACTCATCGAGAGAATTGTCCGTGTGGCGGAGAACACTGCAGATGATCTGACCAGGAATGATGGACGTCCAGTTCAATTGATAGAGGATCCTGATCCAATGCTGCCATTCCTGCTGCCAGAGGACGGCTACACTTGTGACATCATTCGTGGAATTCCCAATGGTCTACAAGATGAATTGGCTCCTTTAATGCAAGGAG GCCTGTGTCGACTAACACCTCAACTGTCAAGTACAGGGGACTGGACAATTCATTTAAGAAGGGGTGGATCTGATGGAGGagag TATACCAACCATGGATCCATCTTTCGGTTTAATATCCTAAGCCAG aATGGTCCCAGCAGCCGAAGTCCACGTGATGAGCCTGAGGTCATAACCATAACCTTCCACAAACATAACACTCCAAGCATGGGTCTTAGCATTGTTGCAGCCAGG GGAACACACCAAAATCAGTCTGGTATCTATATCAAATCAGTGGTGCCAGGAGGAGCAGCTCAACTG GATGGTCGACTTGAAGCGGGTGACCAGCTGTTAAAAGTAGATGGTAACAGTTTGTGTGGTCTGACACAAGAAAA AGCTGCAAAGTTTCTTGTAAGAACAGGAAAAACAGTAACATTGCAAGTTGCCAAGAAAGCTGCAGAATATCATGACCTTTCAACTCTGCTCAGTCAACCATCACCTGTTCTGCAAAGGG CGCATAAAGGAGAAAGACAACCAAGACCAAAGAGCGAAGATTTCCTACGTGCAGGTCGCCCTCACTCTCCAAGCCAACAATGGCAGAATGATCAAACATATGCCACTGATAGTTTGCCACGACGACACCACGCAAGCAACTTTATCAGTGCTGCCAACAAAGCTAGGTCCTCTCCTAATCTTGCGGAAGATCCAAGAACAGGTACTCCACCTCAACATGCCAATACATTGCGCCCGCAAGAGAATGATCCATaccatagagggcgctatgCAGCCAATACAATTGAGCGTACAAATCGTGGACCTTCCCCAGCAAGTAATTTGGACAAAGCAAATAAAGCTCGTTCTTCACCTAATTTGTTGG TTGACCAAGATCAATTGCCACCAAATACTGGTATCTATGCTTCAGTGAATAAGGATAGAATGCGCATAGGCTCCTCATCCAGCCTTCGACCCCAAGACCAGAG aatGCAAGGTCTACAGCGTGAAGCACAGATGCGTTCCCAATCTGTATCACAGCTTCCTGGTGGAGACTACATGATGGGAAGGCCAGGTCCAGGTGGAGGAGGATCCACCAGCAGCCTTCAGAGACCACCACAACAACGCTATCCAAACTATGCAGAAATACCAGTCCAGAGAGATCCAAGAATGCAACCACCACAAAGACAAGATTACTACCAACACCCTGAGGATCGTCGACAGGATTACTACCAGCAGGAACCACACAGGGTAGGTCATTCACCCCAACAAGGAGATTACATACAAGGACCTGGTGGTGGTCGTTACCCAAGCCAGCAAGATTTGCGTGGCCAGAATGATCCAAGATACCAACCACAAGGTGGATATTTAGGAGGGTATCAACCGCATCAACAACAACCATATCAATTTGGACTTACCCAGAATCCACTTCATTATTCTTCAAACAGCCGACTTAACAGACCCAATGATGATTACTTAGCTGTAGCACCAGGACAACAACCACCTGATCAAGGAAACTATCAAACCCAACATGCTATGGAAGAAGATAAGAAAAAGGCAGCTATGGAACGCTATCATGAACGTGTTGCTAAGCAACAACGTGAAAAGTCGCAAGGGAGACCAATCAATGCGCGACCTATTGAAGCAAAACGAATTACAGATGCTGCTGGTCCTCGTCAAACTAATCGTGCTCCAGGTCACAAGAATGCTTACGCACAGAAAGATATTCCACCAGGAAAGTTTCAGCAAGCACCAAAGAACGCTCCTAAAATTCAAGTACCAGTTAGAACCACACCCCTACAAAGTAAACCTGGTAATACAAACTCTCTTCCTAGAACTCAAAAGCCAACAGTCACAAACTTGGATGATAGAGGATTCAACCCAGCAGTTCAAGAATTAAAACAGAGACATTCTTATGGTAGTCAGCCAAGGCAACAAGACAATGAGAGTGAAAGAGAGAAACGATATGAGGAAGAAATAGAAAGAATGCGAGATGCAGAAATTCATGACTTATCACAGATTCAGTACAGATCTCCAGAGCAGAATGATCGGTTCGAAAAATTGATGTTGGAACGCGAGTTTGAAAGAAGGTTAAAGAATGCTGAGGAGTACTCTGATGATGAAGAAATGCCTCCAATGGCACGAGACCAAGCAGTTAGAGAACGACGTTTGCAAGAACTTCAGATGGAACGAATGAAAGAACAACAAATAGAGAAGGAAAAACAACGCAGAGACGAAGAAAACCAACGCTTAGAGGAACAAAGGAAGCAACAGCAGAGGGCAGAACAGCAGAGGGCAGAACAGCAGCGGGCCGAACAGCAGCGGGCCGAACAGCAGCGGGCCGAACAGCAGCGGGCCGAACAGCAGAGGGCCGAACAGCAGAGGGCCGAACAGCAGAGGGCCGAACAGCAGAGGGCCGAACAGCAGAGGGCCGAACAGCAGAGGGCCGAACAGCAGAGGGCCGAACAGCAGAGGGCCGAACAGCAGAGGGCAGAACATCAGAGGGCAGAAAATCAGAGGGCTGAACAGCATAGATTTGAAGATGAGAAACGACAGGATGATGCGCGAGTTGAACACATGTTGAGACAACAGGAGGAAGAAATGAGACAAAGACATGAGCGGCAGAGACAGGAGCAAGCAAGACGCGAAGCAGAAATTGAAAAAGAACGAGAACGAATTGAAAGGCAGATGTTGATAGATGAGCAAAGAGCGCGATACACAGAACGATCTCAAGATCGTCACCAAGAACCAGAACCGTACCAACCAAAACCCTACATGCCAAAACTAGTTGACCCCGACGTTCTTGGTGGGTACATGTCCAATCTAGGAGGTGGTGATGGTAACTCTGCTGGCCACCCGGACAGAATGAACGGTAATCCAGAACCTGTACCTCACGTTCCTCTTGCTATTCCCAAACCAGCTGTAAAGCCTAAACCAGCTATCAAGCCAAAACCTGTCGTCAATGACAACAATTCTAACCAAAATGGAGGTGATGACTATGGAACGCCACAGAATTCACAAAATTTGAACACTTTCAAAGTTGGTGACACAACCCCAACGGTTATAGGATCTCAGGAAGTTTACAGAGATCCCCGTGCCAAGATTCTTGCTTCAAAAGATCCTGGATCTCCTAAACCTGAAGAACCTCAGAAGTTGTCTTTCCAACAGAAGATGGTGATGTTCCGCAAGGAAGCTGGAGAAAGAGGGACTCCTAAAGAAAGACCTCGTTCATCCAAGTTTGAAAGAGAATTTCTTGCTGAAAATCCAGACCTATAA
- the LOC140055212 gene encoding uncharacterized protein isoform X6, with product MRLSTAEQHYKEKPDSLFTRSISNPEAVLKRRRELKLGKKLDKILKRPNSGGILKIYAHSIVPQAPYKSLLVSVDQTSESIIIEALEKFGLQHQNPANYCLVKATVPPGGNANDQIEQQGGFANENVLKPGESPLDAQMKHPPNQGELVFELKNRPDDHPMSKKMVDNDNYESRSSIPQDRLPYFLELNPDGTDVIDYKPKRHRLQMDVTEVGSERSVSSTGNYLQLFSQHILPRHCVIANMEGVITVTPTSRDAETYVNNQRIFETTIIQNGAVIQFGKMHTFRFCDPLWEDQHYHSNWRIYQDRRSDGAPRSPTRPVETTFDVDGNIETTRQQQMARGQQDIHPPVPIPRQIDEGLPAILEFRENAEDAFLEAIIANVNASAMPFKLSPTYNVYMALRYRLSRLYRPEMGPTERAQKLTALLNKMADLVERTVQDSFNVAGLLAFWLANSSEILNFVRHDKDMGGLSQDAQDILSGAVQESFKLLVKCLHDELNTVMNAFLDPSEEADVERDGSTDDDMRSTDSWGRSGGRFQGRGNYGPMPTMVDVVQTLASAMTLIRRCRVNAALTIQFFSQLFHYINMWLFNAMVMETQLRLCTRDWGKRIRRRLGRIEAWALKQGLELAAECHLSRVIQASNLLQSPKSTEDDIASISSKCFKLNSLQLRALLENYLPRQGERPLSQELIERIVRVAENTADDLTRNDGRPVQLIEDPDPMLPFLLPEDGYTCDIIRGIPNGLQDELAPLMQGGLCRLTPQLSSTGDWTIHLRRGGSDGGEYTNHGSIFRFNILSQNGPSSRSPRDEPEVITITFHKHNTPSMGLSIVAARGTHQNQSGIYIKSVVPGGAAQLDGRLEAGDQLLKVDGNSLCGLTQEKAAKFLVRTGKTVTLQVAKKAAEYHDLSTLLSQPSPVLQRAHKGERQPRPKSEDFLRAGRPHSPSQQWQNDQTYATDSLPRRHHASNFISAANKARSSPNLAEDPRTGTPPQHANTLRPQENDPYHRGRYAANTIERTNRGPSPASNLDKANKARSSPNLLVDQDQLPPNTGIYASVNKDRMRIGSSSSLRPQDQRMQGLQREAQMRSQSVSQLPGGDYMMGRPGPGGGGSTSSLQRPPQQRYPNYAEIPVQRDPRMQPPQRQDYYQHPEDRRQDYYQQEPHRVGHSPQQGDYIQGPGGGRYPSQQDLRGQNDPRYQPQGGYLGGYQPHQQQPYQFGLTQNPLHYSSNSRLNRPNDDYLAVAPGQQPPDQGNYQTQHAMEEDKKKAAMERYHERVAKQQREKSQGRPINARPIEAKRITDAAGPRQTNRAPGHKNAYAQKDIPPGKFQQAPKNAPKIQVPVRTTPLQSKPGNTNSLPRTQKPTVTNLDDRGFNPAVQELKQRHSYGSQPRQQDNESEREKRYEEEIERMRDAEIHDLSQIQYRSPEQNDRFEKLMLEREFERRLKNAEEYSDDEEMPPMARDQAVRERRLQELQMERMKEQQIEKEKQRRDEENQRLEEQRKQQQRAEQQRAEQQRAEQQRAEQQRAEQQRAEQQRAEQQRAEQQRAEQQRAEQQRAEQQRAEQQRAEQQRAEQQRAEHQRAENQRAEQHRFEDEKRQDDARVEHMLRQQEEEMRQRHERQRQEQARREAEIEKERERIERQMLIDEQRARYTERSQDRHQEPEPYQPKPYMPKLVDPDVLGGYMSNLGGGDGNSAGHPDRMNGNPEPVPHVPLAIPKPAVKPKPAIKPKPVVNDNNSNQNGGDDYGTPQNSQNLNTFKVGDTTPTVIGSQEVYRDPRAKILASKDPGSPKPEEPQKLSFQQKMVMFRKEAGERGTPKERPRSSKFEREFLAENPDL from the exons ATGCGACTTAGCACAGCAGAGCAGCATTACAAGGAAAAACCAGATTCCCTGTTTACACGTAGCATCTCCAATCCAGAAGCTGTATTGAAACGTAGACGAGAACTGAAGCTGGGAAAAAAGCTGGATAAAATACTTAAACGCCCAAATTCAG GTGGGATATTGAAAATCTACGCTCACAGTATAGTACCACAGGCACCTTATAAATCATTACTTGTATCTGTAGACCAGACCTCTGAAAGTATAATAATAGAGGCTTTAGAGAAATTTGGTCTACAGCATCAGAATCCTGCCAACTACTGCCTCGTCAAG GCAACTGTTCCACCAGGAGGGAACGCAAATGACCAAATTGAGCAGCAGGGAGGGTTTGCTAATGAAAATGTGTTGAAGCCTGGTGAAAGTCCCCTAGATGCACAGATGAAACACCCACCAAACCAAG GAGAGTTGGTTTTTGAGCTAAAGAATCGTCCAGATGATCACCCAATGTctaaaaagatggtggataatgataattatgagaGTAGGTCTTCAATACCTCAGGACAGGCTACCATATTTCTTGGAGCTCAATCCAG ATGGTACAGATGTTATTGATTATAAACCCAAGAGGCATCGTCTTCAGATGGATGTAACTGAAGTTGGAAGTGAACGGTCTGTGTCGTCTACTGGCAACTACCTACAG ctaTTTTCACAACACATTCTTCCGCGTCACTGCGTAATTGCAAACATGGAGGGCGTTATTACAGTAACACCAACGAGCCGTGATGCCGAGACCTACGTGAACAATCAGCGGATATTTGAGACTACTATCATCCAAAACGGAGCCGTTATCCAGTTTGGAAAAATGCATACGTTTAGGTTTTGTGACCCGTTGTGGGAAGATCAG CACTACCATTCCAATTGGCGAATATAT CAGGATAGGCGGTCAGATGGTGCTCCAAGATCTCCAACCAGGCCAGTGGAGACTACATTTGATGTCGATGGCAACATTGAAACAACAAGA CAACAACAAATGGCAAGAGGTCAGCAGGATATACACCCACCGGTGCCAATCCCACGACAGATTGATGAGGGTCTGCCGGCTATCCTTGAGTTCAGAGAGAATG CTGAAGACGCTTTTCTTGAGGCAATCATTGCTAATGTTAATGCTTCTGCTATGCCGTTTAAGCTAAGCCCAACTTACAATGTCTATATGGCTTTACGCTATCGATTGTCACGGCTTTACCGACCTGAAATGGGTCCTACAGAGCGTGCTCAGAAGTTAACTGCGCTTTTAAATAAAATGGCTGACCTTGTTGAGAGAACAGTGCAG GATAGTTTCAATGTTGCTGGCTTACTTGCCTTCTGGTTGGCGAACTCCTCTGAGATCCTTAACTTTGTTAGACACGATAAAGACATGGGAGGTCTATCCCAGGATGCCCAGGACATCCTGTCCGGTGCTGTGCAGGAATCGTTCAAACTTCTTGTTAAGTGTCTGCACGATGAACTTAACACCGTTATGAACGCGTTCTTAGATCCCAGTGAAGAGGCCGATgtagagagagatggatcaacTG ATGATGACATGCGCAGTACTGATAGCTGGGGTAGAAGTGGAGGAAGGTTTCAAGGTAGAGGGAATTATGGACCTATGCCAACTATGG TTGATGTAGTTCAGACATTAGCATCAGCAATGACATTGATACGACGTTGCCGTGTAAATGCTGCCCTTACCATTCAATTCTTCTCTCAATTATTCCACTACATCAACATGTGGTTGTTTAACGCCATGGTAATGGAAACCCAGCTGCGTCTCTGTACCAGGGATTGGGGAAAACGTATCAGACGGCGTCTTGGTAGAATTGAGGCTTGGGCCTTGAAGCAAGGTCTCGAATTAGCAGCTGAATGCCACTTGAGTAGGGTTATACAG gcTTCCAATCTGCTACAGTCACCTAAAAGTACTGAAGATGACATTGCATCCATTAGCTCCAAATGCTTTAAACTGAATTCCCTCCAGTTGCGTGCCCTCCTTGAGAACTACCTTCCAAGGCAAGGTGAACGACCTCTGTCGCAAGAACTCATCGAGAGAATTGTCCGTGTGGCGGAGAACACTGCAGATGATCTGACCAGGAATGATGGACGTCCAGTTCAATTGATAGAGGATCCTGATCCAATGCTGCCATTCCTGCTGCCAGAGGACGGCTACACTTGTGACATCATTCGTGGAATTCCCAATGGTCTACAAGATGAATTGGCTCCTTTAATGCAAGGAG GCCTGTGTCGACTAACACCTCAACTGTCAAGTACAGGGGACTGGACAATTCATTTAAGAAGGGGTGGATCTGATGGAGGagag TATACCAACCATGGATCCATCTTTCGGTTTAATATCCTAAGCCAG aATGGTCCCAGCAGCCGAAGTCCACGTGATGAGCCTGAGGTCATAACCATAACCTTCCACAAACATAACACTCCAAGCATGGGTCTTAGCATTGTTGCAGCCAGG GGAACACACCAAAATCAGTCTGGTATCTATATCAAATCAGTGGTGCCAGGAGGAGCAGCTCAACTG GATGGTCGACTTGAAGCGGGTGACCAGCTGTTAAAAGTAGATGGTAACAGTTTGTGTGGTCTGACACAAGAAAA AGCTGCAAAGTTTCTTGTAAGAACAGGAAAAACAGTAACATTGCAAGTTGCCAAGAAAGCTGCAGAATATCATGACCTTTCAACTCTGCTCAGTCAACCATCACCTGTTCTGCAAAGGG CGCATAAAGGAGAAAGACAACCAAGACCAAAGAGCGAAGATTTCCTACGTGCAGGTCGCCCTCACTCTCCAAGCCAACAATGGCAGAATGATCAAACATATGCCACTGATAGTTTGCCACGACGACACCACGCAAGCAACTTTATCAGTGCTGCCAACAAAGCTAGGTCCTCTCCTAATCTTGCGGAAGATCCAAGAACAGGTACTCCACCTCAACATGCCAATACATTGCGCCCGCAAGAGAATGATCCATaccatagagggcgctatgCAGCCAATACAATTGAGCGTACAAATCGTGGACCTTCCCCAGCAAGTAATTTGGACAAAGCAAATAAAGCTCGTTCTTCACCTAATTTGTTGG TTGACCAAGATCAATTGCCACCAAATACTGGTATCTATGCTTCAGTGAATAAGGATAGAATGCGCATAGGCTCCTCATCCAGCCTTCGACCCCAAGACCAGAG aatGCAAGGTCTACAGCGTGAAGCACAGATGCGTTCCCAATCTGTATCACAGCTTCCTGGTGGAGACTACATGATGGGAAGGCCAGGTCCAGGTGGAGGAGGATCCACCAGCAGCCTTCAGAGACCACCACAACAACGCTATCCAAACTATGCAGAAATACCAGTCCAGAGAGATCCAAGAATGCAACCACCACAAAGACAAGATTACTACCAACACCCTGAGGATCGTCGACAGGATTACTACCAGCAGGAACCACACAGGGTAGGTCATTCACCCCAACAAGGAGATTACATACAAGGACCTGGTGGTGGTCGTTACCCAAGCCAGCAAGATTTGCGTGGCCAGAATGATCCAAGATACCAACCACAAGGTGGATATTTAGGAGGGTATCAACCGCATCAACAACAACCATATCAATTTGGACTTACCCAGAATCCACTTCATTATTCTTCAAACAGCCGACTTAACAGACCCAATGATGATTACTTAGCTGTAGCACCAGGACAACAACCACCTGATCAAGGAAACTATCAAACCCAACATGCTATGGAAGAAGATAAGAAAAAGGCAGCTATGGAACGCTATCATGAACGTGTTGCTAAGCAACAACGTGAAAAGTCGCAAGGGAGACCAATCAATGCGCGACCTATTGAAGCAAAACGAATTACAGATGCTGCTGGTCCTCGTCAAACTAATCGTGCTCCAGGTCACAAGAATGCTTACGCACAGAAAGATATTCCACCAGGAAAGTTTCAGCAAGCACCAAAGAACGCTCCTAAAATTCAAGTACCAGTTAGAACCACACCCCTACAAAGTAAACCTGGTAATACAAACTCTCTTCCTAGAACTCAAAAGCCAACAGTCACAAACTTGGATGATAGAGGATTCAACCCAGCAGTTCAAGAATTAAAACAGAGACATTCTTATGGTAGTCAGCCAAGGCAACAAGACAATGAGAGTGAAAGAGAGAAACGATATGAGGAAGAAATAGAAAGAATGCGAGATGCAGAAATTCATGACTTATCACAGATTCAGTACAGATCTCCAGAGCAGAATGATCGGTTCGAAAAATTGATGTTGGAACGCGAGTTTGAAAGAAGGTTAAAGAATGCTGAGGAGTACTCTGATGATGAAGAAATGCCTCCAATGGCACGAGACCAAGCAGTTAGAGAACGACGTTTGCAAGAACTTCAGATGGAACGAATGAAAGAACAACAAATAGAGAAGGAAAAACAACGCAGAGACGAAGAAAACCAACGCTTAGAGGAACAAAGGAAGCAACAGCAGAGGGCAGAACAGCAGAGGGCAGAACAGCAGCGGGCCGAACAGCAGCGGGCCGAACAGCAGCGGGCCGAACAGCAGCGGGCCGAACAGCAGAGGGCCGAACAGCAGAGGGCCGAACAGCAGAGGGCCGAACAGCAGAGGGCCGAACAGCAGAGGGCCGAACAGCAGAGGGCCGAACAGCAGAGGGCCGAACAGCAGAGGGCCGAACAGCAGAGGGCAGAACATCAGAGGGCAGAAAATCAGAGGGCTGAACAGCATAGATTTGAAGATGAGAAACGACAGGATGATGCGCGAGTTGAACACATGTTGAGACAACAGGAGGAAGAAATGAGACAAAGACATGAGCGGCAGAGACAGGAGCAAGCAAGACGCGAAGCAGAAATTGAAAAAGAACGAGAACGAATTGAAAGGCAGATGTTGATAGATGAGCAAAGAGCGCGATACACAGAACGATCTCAAGATCGTCACCAAGAACCAGAACCGTACCAACCAAAACCCTACATGCCAAAACTAGTTGACCCCGACGTTCTTGGTGGGTACATGTCCAATCTAGGAGGTGGTGATGGTAACTCTGCTGGCCACCCGGACAGAATGAACGGTAATCCAGAACCTGTACCTCACGTTCCTCTTGCTATTCCCAAACCAGCTGTAAAGCCTAAACCAGCTATCAAGCCAAAACCTGTCGTCAATGACAACAATTCTAACCAAAATGGAGGTGATGACTATGGAACGCCACAGAATTCACAAAATTTGAACACTTTCAAAGTTGGTGACACAACCCCAACGGTTATAGGATCTCAGGAAGTTTACAGAGATCCCCGTGCCAAGATTCTTGCTTCAAAAGATCCTGGATCTCCTAAACCTGAAGAACCTCAGAAGTTGTCTTTCCAACAGAAGATGGTGATGTTCCGCAAGGAAGCTGGAGAAAGAGGGACTCCTAAAGAAAGACCTCGTTCATCCAAGTTTGAAAGAGAATTTCTTGCTGAAAATCCAGACCTATAA